The Rhodothermus sp. genome contains the following window.
GCAGAATGGTCCACACCGCGCGCTCAGGTTCTGGCTCTCGCGCAGACAGATGCCGCGACAACGTGGTGTCTTTCGGATTGGAAGCGATGGTGTCAGGAGGAGCAATCGGTGCGGGCGGATGCAGCGCCGCTAAGAGCTGGCGTGCCCGTTGCGCCTCCGGAGTCTCCGGATAGCGAGCAACGAGATACGTATAGAGTTCGCTCAGCGTTACGCCGGTGTCCGACGCCGTCGCGCGTACACGTGGTGTGTCGGGTCGTCCGGCAGTAGCCGGAGCGGCGTTATCCAGGGCAGACTTCGGGCGCACCGGGTTGGGCACCGCCTTGCCAGGCGTAGCGACGGTGATCGAATCCCGGTGTCTCAGAACCCGACGCAACGTCTCAGGTACCGAGATGGGCAACCTGAGACTATCGCGTAGCAATCCACGATCCCGCATATCACGCCACACATAACCTACGGCCAGTAGAGCCCGCGGAGCCACCGGAGTCTCCGGATAACGTGCAGCAGCTTCTATCAGCTGCTGCAGTGCCTGCTCATAAGCTCCCTGCCGCCAGGCTTCAACGGCCCGTGCATAGGCTGCTTCGGCCTGCGCCAGGGTATCGTCGGGCGCAGCCGGTTGGAGCGATACTGCTCCCTGCCGCAGGCGTATCCGGCTGGTCAGCGGGACATCAGGATAACGCTCCAGCAATGTTTTCAGCAGGACCTGCGCGGTCAGGGTATCCCCCAGGGCACGCTGCACTTCGGCCAACGCATAATAGGCCCGTGGGGCTACCGGCTGATCCGCGTCTTCCAGAATCACCAGCCGGTACCAGTACGCGGCCGAGTCAGGCTGCTGCATGGATAGAAACAGTACATTGCCCAGTTCGTAGCGCAGACGTGCCCGCTCGGCTCGCATTTGAGCTTGCCGAATCGAGTCGCGCGGCACTTCGGAAACGTCAACCAGGGGTAAATCTTCGCTGGTTGCCGTTGTCGCTGCTTCTCCGGGGTCCCCTGAGCGCGTACGTTCGACCACTGCCAAGCTCTGAATGGCTGCCCGGCGTCGCCAGTTAGGTACCAGCGGACGCCGTCCCCAGCGTTCAAAAAAACGCGCGCGGTTTTCCTGAACGCGTACAGGATCTCGATGGAAGAGAAAGCCAGCATCACGATCAACGGTGGCAGCGGCCTGTTCGGTGCCTCGTATGGGTTGTGCCAGCCGACGCTGTAAGAAACGTTGTTCGGTTTCTCGCTGACCGGATCGTCGACGTTGCGCCTCCAGCGCCCGAGCCCGCCGGCGACGCAGCTCCAGTACAAACGCCGCAAAAGCTTCCTCATCCAGCGTTCCCAGATACAGCAGCGAATCCAGTCGTTGTATCTCGCGCCGAATGCGGGCAAACTGTCCGAACGTCCGGGCCAGCTCCTGCACCCTGGTAAGTGCAAATGGGGTCTGCGGCCTCGATGTGACTTCGGTGCGCGCCTGGCTGTTGCGCTTCAGGGCAGCTGCTGCCGTATCAAAATAGGCCGCAGCGGCCAGATAGTCCTGGAAGCCCTCCCGATAAAGCTGTCCCAGCGCATAATGAATGCGGCCTCGAATTCGGCTGATGTCGGCATCGCTTTCGTATAGTAGCCGGTTGTAAAGGGTCCGTGCTTCCTCAACGGCCCCCATCGCCTGGTAGATACGGGCCCGCAAATACGTCAGCTCGGCACGATGGGCAAAATGCTTATCGTCCCGTTCCATACGACGGAGCTGCTCTAACGCGGCTTCTGCATCCAAGTACAAACCCTGGATCCGGATTGCCTGCCAGGCAGCCGCATAGGCCAGCTCATAATCGGGACGATAGCGTCGCACCCGATCGAAGGCGGCATAGGCACAGGAATAATCCTGAAGGGTCTCGCAGACCTGTCCCAGTAAAAAATACCCCTGCGCCCCCAGCGAACGATGCGGGACGCGACGTAGCCCGGCTTCGAGGGCTCGACGCGCTTCTTCCCAGCGTGCCTGTTGTACATAGAGGTCGGCCTGCAATAGCAAAAAGCGGGATTGCCAGACAGCTGGTAAATCCTCACGCGCCAGTACTTCCTGCAAGACACGTTGCGCTTCGTTGTAAGCGCGCGCGGCTCCCAGAGCACGGGCCAACCAGAAACGGGCATCCAGCTCTTGCGCCCCCCCCAGCGCAATGACCTCACGGAATTTCTGGGCAGCACCGGCATAGTTCCCCAGATAGTAGTAGGACTTTCCGATGAGCATCAAGGCATCGTCGGCCCACTTCGACCGAGGATGTCGCCGCACCACCTCGGCACTCTTTTCAATGGCCTTGTTGAAGGCTGCCGCATTGGCTGTACGAGCCGGTGGTCCGAAAAGCGTCAAATAGGTGGTCAGATCAATAGGCTGATTCTGTTGGCTCTCTATGGCCCGCCGGCCTTCCTCAAAAGCACGTCGCGCATTGTAGAAGGTGTTGTAGTAGGCACGGAAGTCATCGAATTGGCGTCCCAGAAACGAACTGGAACTGCAGCCACCCAGGATACCGGCCAGCAGGAGTCCTGACCATCCGTACAGGCTTATCCACCAACCTGATCCTGAGCGGCCCATAGCAGGCATTGTCTCACGCTTGCAGATTCGATCCGCTGCAGGATGCGAACGCCTGCTCCGGACGATGGTTCAGCGATGGTGGAACGCCCAGCCCCAGGCAAACGTTAAGCGGCCCAATCCGCTGCCGGCCTATGCCATTACCCACCAAACTGCCCGATCAACGCTTTCGTGA
Protein-coding sequences here:
- a CDS encoding tetratricopeptide repeat protein, with the protein product MGRSGSGWWISLYGWSGLLLAGILGGCSSSSFLGRQFDDFRAYYNTFYNARRAFEEGRRAIESQQNQPIDLTTYLTLFGPPARTANAAAFNKAIEKSAEVVRRHPRSKWADDALMLIGKSYYYLGNYAGAAQKFREVIALGGAQELDARFWLARALGAARAYNEAQRVLQEVLAREDLPAVWQSRFLLLQADLYVQQARWEEARRALEAGLRRVPHRSLGAQGYFLLGQVCETLQDYSCAYAAFDRVRRYRPDYELAYAAAWQAIRIQGLYLDAEAALEQLRRMERDDKHFAHRAELTYLRARIYQAMGAVEEARTLYNRLLYESDADISRIRGRIHYALGQLYREGFQDYLAAAAYFDTAAAALKRNSQARTEVTSRPQTPFALTRVQELARTFGQFARIRREIQRLDSLLYLGTLDEEAFAAFVLELRRRRARALEAQRRRSGQRETEQRFLQRRLAQPIRGTEQAAATVDRDAGFLFHRDPVRVQENRARFFERWGRRPLVPNWRRRAAIQSLAVVERTRSGDPGEAATTATSEDLPLVDVSEVPRDSIRQAQMRAERARLRYELGNVLFLSMQQPDSAAYWYRLVILEDADQPVAPRAYYALAEVQRALGDTLTAQVLLKTLLERYPDVPLTSRIRLRQGAVSLQPAAPDDTLAQAEAAYARAVEAWRQGAYEQALQQLIEAAARYPETPVAPRALLAVGYVWRDMRDRGLLRDSLRLPISVPETLRRVLRHRDSITVATPGKAVPNPVRPKSALDNAAPATAGRPDTPRVRATASDTGVTLSELYTYLVARYPETPEAQRARQLLAALHPPAPIAPPDTIASNPKDTTLSRHLSAREPEPERAVWTILLLETDQEEEVGQVLQQYRPLAQGRMIDVRPYRLEGRLYYRLILGRYRSEEEARAAIDQLHPVLQGGARPLLLEPAHHENRN